The genomic DNA ACCCTTTGGCGTGATGGGCTGCCGGCACCCGGTGTCCCCACACCGGGTCTATGCCGGCGCCGACGCGCTGTCGGTCGACACCGTCGTGCTGCGAGACATGGGCGTGCCCGATCCCCTTCTCTCGCCCATGATCCGCATGGCCACCTACTGGTTCGACGCGTCGGAGGATGCGACGGCCGTGGTCGGTGACGGCGGTCCGATCCCGGGCTTTCGTCACCCCTACTCCAGTGGCGTCTCGACTGCCCTGTCGACCGCCGCGTACCCCGTGTACGTCTACGGAAGCGGCGCCGGGCGGCTCTTCGTCCCGGCCATGGACGAGGGCGCCTTTCCTCCTCTGACCGAGGTCGGGCCGGTCGTCGCCGCCGTCCGCCGAGCTGCCCAGCTGGCGTTCGGCCTCCGTCCCCCGGCCAGCTAGACGGCGCCGGCCGCCACGGTGATCACGTCGAGCAACCCGGTCAGGTCGAGCACCCGACGCACCGGTTCGCTGGGCGCCTCGAGCACGAGCTCACCGCCGAGATCGCGCAGGCGCCGGTGTGAGGCCGCGAGGACCCCGACGCCGGCGCAGTCCATGAAATCCGTGGCGCTGAGGTCGATCAGCACGGTCCGGCCCGGCGCGTCCATACCCTCGAGCGCGGCTCGAAGCCTTGGTGCCGTGGCGCAGTCGAGATCTCCCCGGACCGTGACCATGTGGAGACCGTTGCTCACGGTCGTCGTCACCCCCAAGGGGACCATGTCCTCATCGCCAAACCCGGGTACGCGATCCGCCCCAGT from Acidimicrobiales bacterium includes the following:
- a CDS encoding STAS domain-containing protein; translation: MVPLGVTTTVSNGLHMVTVRGDLDCATAPRLRAALEGMDAPGRTVLIDLSATDFMDCAGVGVLAASHRRLRDLGGELVLEAPSEPVRRVLDLTGLLDVITVAAGAV